Proteins encoded together in one Pseudoroseomonas cervicalis window:
- a CDS encoding soj family protein, with amino-acid sequence MDTPIAAVLWTHQAQRDLAAVLRLLGHAERCCLEAGSEEAASLVAEAMSVLARDGAARKMAA; translated from the coding sequence ATGGACACCCCGATTGCCGCGGTCCTCTGGACCCACCAGGCGCAGCGCGATCTCGCGGCGGTTCTCCGCCTGCTGGGCCATGCCGAGCGCTGCTGCCTCGAGGCCGGCTCGGAGGAGGCGGCGAGCCTGGTGGCCGAGGCGATGTCGGTGCTGGCGCGCGATGGCGCCGCCCGCAAGATGGCGGCCTGA
- the glcF gene encoding glycolate oxidase subunit GlcF, with amino-acid sequence MQTHFTAAQLEDADLSASNTILRTCVHCGFCTATCPTFVLLGDELDSPRGRIYLIKDMLESGQPATESVVKHVDRCLSCLSCMTTCPSGVHYMHLVDHARRYIEETYTRPWPERALRRLLGATLPHPRRFRAALALARLGRPLRGLIPGRGTSATRLRAMLDLAPASLPPARPLPPRIHPADGARRGRVALMTGCAQQVLAPSINEASIRLLTRLGLEVVVAEGQGCCGALNHHMGQHDPAMALARANIAAWMREIEGEGLDAIVVNASGCGTTVKDYGFMFRAEAEPWASRAAAVAGRARDISEVLLQYGYAPSRAAPGLTVAYHAACSLQHGQKITAAPKQLLQKAGFTVKEPVESHLCCGSAGTYNLMQPEIAGQLKARKLDNLARTGGQVIASGNIGCLTQLGGGAVPAVHTVELLDWMAGGPRPDGVASA; translated from the coding sequence ATGCAGACCCATTTCACCGCGGCGCAGCTGGAAGATGCCGATCTCAGCGCCTCCAACACCATCCTGCGGACCTGCGTGCATTGCGGCTTCTGCACCGCCACCTGCCCCACCTTCGTGCTGCTGGGCGATGAGCTCGACAGCCCGCGCGGCCGCATCTACCTGATCAAGGACATGCTGGAGAGCGGCCAGCCCGCCACCGAATCGGTGGTGAAGCATGTCGATCGCTGCCTCTCCTGCCTGTCCTGCATGACCACCTGCCCCTCGGGCGTGCACTACATGCACCTGGTCGACCATGCGCGGCGCTATATCGAGGAAACCTACACCCGCCCCTGGCCCGAGCGCGCGCTGCGCCGCCTGCTGGGCGCGACATTGCCGCATCCGCGCCGCTTCCGCGCCGCGCTGGCGCTGGCCCGGCTGGGCCGGCCGCTGCGCGGGCTGATCCCCGGCCGCGGCACCAGCGCGACCAGGCTGCGCGCCATGCTCGACCTGGCGCCGGCCAGCCTGCCGCCGGCCCGTCCGCTGCCGCCGCGCATCCACCCGGCCGATGGCGCGCGGCGCGGCCGCGTCGCGCTGATGACCGGCTGCGCCCAGCAGGTGCTCGCCCCCTCGATCAACGAGGCCAGCATCCGCCTGCTCACCCGCCTCGGGCTGGAGGTGGTGGTGGCCGAGGGCCAGGGCTGCTGCGGCGCGCTGAACCACCATATGGGCCAGCATGACCCGGCCATGGCGCTCGCCCGCGCCAACATCGCCGCCTGGATGCGCGAGATCGAGGGCGAGGGTCTGGACGCCATCGTCGTCAACGCCTCGGGCTGCGGCACCACGGTGAAGGATTACGGCTTCATGTTCCGCGCCGAGGCGGAGCCCTGGGCCTCCCGCGCCGCCGCGGTGGCGGGGCGGGCGCGCGACATCTCAGAGGTGCTGCTGCAATATGGCTACGCGCCCAGCCGCGCGGCGCCGGGGCTGACCGTCGCCTACCACGCCGCCTGCTCGCTGCAGCATGGGCAGAAGATCACGGCCGCGCCGAAGCAGCTGCTGCAGAAGGCCGGCTTCACCGTGAAGGAGCCGGTCGAGTCGCATCTCTGCTGCGGCTCCGCCGGCACCTACAACCTGATGCAGCCGGAGATCGCCGGGCAGCTGAAGGCGCGCAAGCTGGACAACCTGGCCCGCACCGGCGGGCAGGTGATCGCCAGCGGCAATATCGGCTGCCTCACCCAGCTCGGCGGCGGCGCGGTGCCGGCGGTGCACACGGTGGAGCTGCTGGACTGGATGGCCGGCGGGCCACGGCCGGATGGCGTGGCCTCGGCATGA
- a CDS encoding FAD-binding protein, whose protein sequence is MSAALDLAEAPATEAGVVEAVRAARAAGQALAVSGLGGRAASLRPVVAPRRLSTRALTGITLYRPQEMVLSARAGTTLPEIEAALAEHRQMIPAEPPDYAALFGVATPPTLGGLVAANLSGPRRIYVGGALRATRCWACAR, encoded by the coding sequence ATGAGCGCGGCGCTCGACCTGGCGGAGGCGCCGGCCACCGAGGCGGGCGTGGTGGAGGCGGTGCGCGCCGCCCGCGCGGCGGGGCAGGCCCTGGCGGTCAGTGGCCTGGGCGGCCGGGCCGCCAGCCTGCGCCCGGTGGTCGCGCCGCGGCGTCTTTCCACCCGCGCGCTCACCGGCATCACCCTGTACCGGCCGCAGGAGATGGTGCTCTCCGCCCGCGCCGGCACGACCCTGCCGGAGATCGAGGCGGCGCTGGCAGAACACCGCCAGATGATCCCGGCCGAGCCGCCGGATTATGCCGCGCTGTTCGGGGTGGCGACGCCGCCGACTTTGGGCGGGCTGGTCGCCGCCAATCTGTCCGGCCCGCGCCGCATCTATGTCGGCGGCGCGCTGCGCGCGACCAGGTGCTGGGCGTGCGCGCGGTGA
- a CDS encoding FAD-linked oxidase C-terminal domain-containing protein, with product MIELPQPKAAVLARRAEILAALGRILPDSARGPGVIGDPVRLRAYETDGLSAYRQPPLAVALPETTEQVAALLRYCHAEGIRIIPRGAGTSLSGGALPLEDGIVIGLMRMNRILEVDYADRLAVVQAGVTNLGITQAVAADGFFYAPDPSSQLACMIGGNVMMNSGGAHCLKYGVTANNLLGVTFVTVEGEVLRLGGGHLDSAGYDWLGLITGSEGQLGIVTEVTVRILRAAEGARAMLAAYPSNEVAGEVVDAIIASGIIPVALEFMDRPAIHACEAFAKAGYPLEAEALLIIEVEGNTEEQDALLEKLKEICGRFGPISLRVAETAEESLAIWKGRKGAFGAIGRISPDYLCMDGTIPTGELPRVLRRMQEMSEAYGLKVANIFHAGDGNLHPLIMFDANDPESFRKAEAFGADILKLCVEVGGCLTGEHGVGVEKRDLMPVQFTATELAQQRAIKSAFDPQWLLNPAKVFPLEGNPVLATPGRAA from the coding sequence ATGATCGAGCTGCCACAGCCGAAAGCCGCCGTGCTGGCGCGGCGGGCGGAGATCCTGGCGGCGCTCGGCCGCATCCTGCCGGATTCGGCGCGCGGCCCGGGCGTGATCGGCGATCCGGTGCGGCTGCGCGCCTATGAGACGGATGGGCTGTCCGCCTATCGCCAGCCGCCGCTGGCCGTCGCCCTGCCGGAGACGACGGAGCAGGTGGCGGCGCTGCTGCGCTACTGCCATGCCGAGGGCATCCGCATCATTCCGCGCGGCGCCGGCACCAGCCTCTCGGGCGGCGCGCTGCCGCTCGAGGATGGCATCGTCATCGGGCTGATGCGCATGAACCGCATCCTGGAGGTCGATTACGCCGACCGCCTGGCGGTGGTGCAGGCGGGGGTGACCAATCTCGGCATCACCCAGGCGGTGGCGGCGGATGGCTTCTTCTACGCGCCCGACCCGTCCAGCCAGCTCGCCTGCATGATCGGCGGCAATGTCATGATGAATTCGGGCGGCGCGCATTGCCTGAAATACGGGGTCACCGCCAACAACCTGCTCGGCGTCACCTTCGTGACGGTGGAGGGGGAGGTGTTGCGCCTCGGCGGCGGGCATCTCGATTCGGCCGGCTATGACTGGCTCGGGCTGATCACCGGCAGCGAGGGGCAGCTTGGCATCGTCACCGAGGTGACGGTGCGCATCCTGCGCGCGGCGGAAGGGGCGCGGGCGATGCTCGCCGCCTATCCGAGCAACGAGGTGGCGGGCGAGGTGGTGGACGCCATCATCGCCAGCGGCATCATTCCGGTGGCGCTGGAATTCATGGACCGCCCGGCGATCCATGCCTGCGAGGCGTTTGCGAAGGCCGGCTACCCGCTGGAGGCCGAGGCGCTGCTGATCATCGAGGTCGAGGGCAACACCGAGGAACAGGATGCCCTCCTGGAAAAACTGAAAGAAATCTGCGGGCGGTTCGGGCCGATCTCGCTCAGGGTGGCGGAGACGGCGGAGGAGAGCCTGGCCATCTGGAAGGGCCGCAAGGGCGCCTTCGGCGCGATCGGCCGCATCAGCCCCGATTACCTCTGCATGGACGGCACCATCCCGACCGGCGAGCTGCCGCGCGTGCTGCGGCGGATGCAGGAGATGTCGGAGGCGTATGGGCTGAAGGTCGCCAACATCTTCCATGCCGGCGACGGCAATCTGCACCCGCTGATCATGTTCGATGCCAACGACCCGGAGAGCTTCCGAAAGGCCGAGGCCTTCGGCGCCGACATCCTGAAGCTCTGCGTCGAGGTGGGCGGCTGCCTGACCGGCGAGCATGGCGTGGGTGTCGAGAAGCGCGACCTGATGCCGGTGCAGTTCACCGCGACCGAGCTGGCGCAGCAGCGCGCCATCAAATCGGCCTTCGACCCGCAATGGCTGCTGAACCCGGCCAAGGTCTTCCCGCTGGAGGGCAATCCGGTGCTGGCCACGCCGGGGCGCGCGGCATGA
- the ykgO gene encoding type B 50S ribosomal protein L36: MKIRNSLKSAKTRDKNCVVVRRRGRLYVLNKKNPRMKARQG, from the coding sequence ATGAAGATCCGTAACAGCCTGAAGAGCGCCAAGACGCGCGACAAGAACTGCGTGGTGGTGCGCCGCCGCGGCCGTCTGTACGTGCTGAACAAGAAGAACCCCCGCATGAAGGCCCGCCAGGGCTGA
- a CDS encoding hydrogen peroxide-inducible genes activator — protein sequence MTPLPTPQQLRYLVALADHGHFGRAALSCAVTQSTLSAGIIALERQLDAAILERGPAKRPVFTPLGLQLVERARQALSALAAVAETAAAARDPFSGPLRLGVIPTIGPFLLPRLMPALRRAFPRLQLWLREDLTDRLADDLSAGRLDLLLLALPAALPEAETLRVAEDPFFAALPEGHRLADEPAVPVAALGSERLLLLEDGHCLRDHTLAACGLHATVSQDSFAATSLHTLVQMVAGGLGVTLLPRLAVEGGVLAGASVLLKPLDTPQTRGLGLAWRAHSPRAAEFRSLAPALSDSLSCQAAAVSL from the coding sequence ATGACTCCGCTCCCCACCCCCCAGCAGCTGCGCTATCTGGTGGCGCTGGCCGACCATGGCCATTTCGGCCGGGCGGCGCTCTCCTGCGCCGTCACGCAATCCACCCTCTCGGCCGGCATCATCGCGCTGGAGCGGCAGCTCGACGCCGCCATCCTGGAGCGCGGCCCGGCCAAGCGCCCGGTCTTCACCCCGCTCGGCCTGCAGCTGGTGGAGCGCGCCCGCCAGGCGCTCTCGGCGCTGGCCGCGGTGGCGGAGACGGCGGCGGCGGCGCGCGACCCCTTCTCCGGCCCGCTGCGGCTCGGTGTCATCCCGACCATCGGCCCCTTCCTGCTGCCGCGGCTGATGCCGGCGCTGCGCCGCGCCTTCCCGCGCCTGCAGCTCTGGCTGCGCGAGGACCTGACCGACCGGCTGGCCGATGACCTCTCGGCCGGGCGACTCGACCTGCTGCTGCTGGCCCTGCCGGCCGCCCTGCCGGAGGCCGAGACGCTGCGCGTGGCCGAGGACCCCTTCTTCGCCGCGCTGCCGGAGGGCCACCGCCTGGCGGATGAACCGGCCGTGCCGGTCGCGGCGCTGGGCAGCGAGCGGCTGCTGCTGCTGGAGGATGGCCATTGCCTGCGCGACCACACCCTGGCCGCCTGCGGGCTGCACGCCACGGTCAGCCAGGACAGCTTCGCCGCGACCAGCCTGCACACGCTGGTGCAGATGGTGGCCGGCGGCCTGGGCGTGACGCTGCTGCCGCGGCTGGCGGTGGAGGGGGGCGTGCTGGCCGGCGCCTCGGTGCTGCTGAAGCCGCTGGACACGCCGCAGACCCGGGGATTGGGCCTGGCCTGGCGCGCCCATTCCCCGCGCGCCGCCGAGTTCCGCAGCCTCGCCCCCGCCCTGTCCGATTCTCTTTCCTGTCAGGCTGCCGCCGTCTCCTTGTGA
- a CDS encoding peroxiredoxin produces the protein MLTVGDKFPAFNLTAVKGGPEGLEGPGKSFVEISNESDAGKWKIVFFWPKDFTFICPTEIAAFGKLNNEFADRDAVVYGASTDSEFVHLNWRVHNNDIRDLPFAMLADVKRELSSALGILDKQAGVALRATFIVDPEGTIQWASVNGLNVGRNPQEVIRVLDALQTDELCPCNWNKGGDTLNPDQLFKAA, from the coding sequence ATGCTGACGGTTGGTGACAAGTTTCCCGCCTTCAACCTGACCGCCGTGAAGGGCGGCCCGGAGGGCCTGGAGGGCCCCGGCAAGTCCTTCGTGGAGATCTCGAACGAGTCGGATGCCGGCAAGTGGAAGATCGTCTTCTTCTGGCCGAAGGATTTCACCTTCATCTGCCCGACCGAGATCGCGGCTTTCGGCAAGCTGAACAACGAGTTCGCCGACCGTGACGCGGTGGTCTACGGCGCCTCCACGGACAGCGAGTTCGTGCACCTGAACTGGCGCGTGCACAACAACGACATCCGCGACCTGCCCTTCGCCATGCTGGCGGATGTGAAGCGCGAGCTGTCGAGCGCGCTCGGCATCCTCGACAAGCAGGCCGGCGTCGCGCTGCGCGCCACCTTCATCGTCGACCCCGAGGGCACCATCCAGTGGGCCTCGGTGAACGGCCTGAATGTCGGCCGCAACCCGCAGGAAGTGATCCGCGTGCTCGACGCGCTGCAGACGGACGAGCTCTGCCCCTGCAACTGGAACAAGGGCGGCGACACGCTGAACCCGGACCAGCTGTTCAAGGCTGCCTGA
- a CDS encoding carboxymuconolactone decarboxylase family protein, whose product MSLEALRARLPDYARDLKLNLGSLATEPVLTEQQRAGTFVASAIASRNAVVTKALIAEFGAQLSAEALLAAKAAAAIMGMNNVYYRFTHLVGGDYPGLPAKLRMNVMAKPGVEKVDFELWSLAVSAINGCGMCMESHEKVVKHGGLTSEQVQAAVRIAAVVHAVAGVVDAEDALAE is encoded by the coding sequence ATGTCGCTCGAAGCCCTGCGCGCCCGCCTGCCCGACTATGCCCGCGACCTGAAGCTGAACCTGGGCAGCCTGGCCACCGAGCCGGTGCTGACCGAGCAGCAGCGCGCCGGCACCTTCGTCGCCAGCGCCATCGCCAGCCGCAACGCCGTGGTGACCAAGGCGCTGATCGCCGAGTTCGGCGCCCAGCTCTCGGCCGAGGCGCTGCTGGCCGCCAAGGCCGCCGCCGCGATCATGGGCATGAACAATGTCTATTACCGCTTCACCCATCTGGTGGGCGGCGACTATCCCGGCCTGCCGGCCAAGCTGCGCATGAACGTCATGGCCAAGCCGGGCGTCGAGAAGGTGGATTTCGAGCTGTGGTCGCTCGCCGTCTCCGCCATCAATGGCTGCGGCATGTGCATGGAGAGCCATGAGAAGGTGGTGAAGCATGGCGGCCTGACCAGCGAGCAGGTGCAGGCCGCGGTGCGCATCGCCGCCGTGGTGCATGCCGTCGCCGGCGTGGTCGATGCCGAGGATGCGCTGGCCGAGTGA
- a CDS encoding N-formylglutamate amidohydrolase gives MPLLAGQSAPGPFELSRPDRQRAPLVLASPHSGRHYPPAFLAESRLDSHAVRRSEDSFVEELWGAAPGLGIPLLAANFPRVYCDANREPWELDPTMFDGPLPAWVNSASPRVGAGLGTIARVVANGEPVYRRRLPFREAEERIQHCWQPYHAALAGLIAETREAFGCCLLIDCHSMPAHPGHGANAPDMVLGDAHGTACHGRAVRRVEEQLWAMGYRVRRNDPYAGGYVTRHYGRPRESVHVLQIEIARGLYMDEAAIERAPGMARLRQDLTTLLDGLVEADWSFLRV, from the coding sequence ATGCCGCTCCTCGCCGGGCAATCCGCGCCCGGCCCCTTCGAGCTGTCGCGCCCGGACCGGCAGCGCGCACCGCTGGTGCTGGCCTCGCCGCATTCCGGCCGCCACTACCCGCCCGCCTTCCTGGCCGAATCGCGGCTCGACTCGCATGCGGTGCGCCGTTCCGAGGACAGTTTCGTTGAGGAGCTGTGGGGCGCCGCCCCCGGCCTCGGCATCCCGCTGCTGGCGGCGAATTTCCCGCGTGTCTATTGCGACGCCAATCGCGAGCCCTGGGAGCTGGACCCGACCATGTTCGACGGGCCGCTGCCGGCCTGGGTGAACAGCGCCAGCCCGCGGGTCGGCGCCGGGCTCGGCACCATCGCGCGCGTGGTGGCCAATGGCGAGCCGGTCTATCGCCGCCGCCTGCCCTTCCGCGAGGCGGAGGAGCGCATCCAGCATTGCTGGCAGCCCTATCACGCGGCGCTCGCCGGGCTGATCGCCGAGACGCGCGAGGCCTTCGGCTGCTGCCTGCTGATCGATTGCCATTCCATGCCGGCGCATCCCGGCCATGGCGCCAACGCGCCCGACATGGTGCTGGGCGATGCGCATGGCACCGCCTGCCATGGCCGCGCGGTGCGGCGGGTGGAGGAGCAGCTCTGGGCCATGGGCTACCGGGTGCGGCGCAACGACCCCTATGCCGGCGGCTATGTCACCCGCCATTACGGCCGGCCGCGCGAATCGGTGCATGTGCTGCAGATCGAGATCGCCCGCGGCCTCTACATGGATGAGGCGGCGATCGAGCGGGCGCCCGGCATGGCGCGGCTGCGGCAGGATCTGACCACGCTGCTGGACGGCCTGGTCGAGGCCGACTGGTCCTTCCTGCGCGTCTGA
- a CDS encoding bifunctional 2-polyprenyl-6-hydroxyphenol methylase/3-demethylubiquinol 3-O-methyltransferase UbiG: METTSLPRPPVLAPDAGEGPPVLSADQVGAMLRFLLDRGPRDAAELAALRQLPTQKALRETLFRSEEFGRLYRAALRHSAGYAMPLFMLQPPADRAVPWRFAEPGLADPVTQLCTAAQLQGPEHARWCRLMKVAPRQHRKQWEFAWILAALEKAGMLRPGLRALGFGNGRERLPCVLAGLGLSVTASDAPPEAVAGQGWSSSQQYSASLDQLHHRDLIDRERFLQLVSFRQVDMNAIPDDLRGYDVCWSACALEHLGSLAHGLDFIRASLATLRPGGLALHTTEFNLGSNEETLEARSLSLFRKRDIEGLASRLTAEGHEVWPLNFHPGHALADVYVDTPPYSSPHLKLQAAGHVVTSIGIAVRKRG, from the coding sequence ATGGAAACGACCTCCCTTCCCCGCCCCCCTGTCCTGGCGCCGGATGCCGGCGAAGGGCCGCCGGTCCTCTCGGCCGACCAGGTCGGCGCCATGCTGCGCTTCCTGCTGGATCGCGGCCCGCGCGACGCGGCGGAGCTGGCCGCGCTGCGCCAGCTGCCGACGCAGAAGGCGCTGCGCGAGACGCTGTTCCGCAGCGAGGAATTCGGCCGCCTCTACCGCGCCGCGCTGCGCCACAGCGCCGGCTATGCGATGCCGCTCTTCATGCTGCAGCCGCCCGCCGACCGCGCCGTGCCCTGGCGCTTCGCCGAGCCCGGCCTGGCCGACCCGGTGACGCAGCTCTGCACCGCGGCGCAGCTGCAGGGGCCGGAGCATGCGCGCTGGTGCAGGCTGATGAAGGTGGCGCCGCGCCAGCACCGCAAGCAGTGGGAATTCGCCTGGATCCTGGCGGCGCTGGAGAAGGCCGGCATGCTGCGCCCCGGGCTGCGCGCGCTGGGCTTCGGCAATGGGCGGGAGCGGCTGCCCTGCGTGCTGGCCGGGCTCGGCCTCTCGGTCACCGCCAGCGACGCCCCGCCCGAGGCGGTGGCCGGCCAGGGCTGGTCCAGCAGCCAGCAATACAGCGCCTCGCTCGACCAGCTGCATCATCGCGACCTGATCGACCGCGAGCGTTTTCTCCAGCTGGTCTCCTTCCGCCAGGTCGACATGAACGCCATCCCCGATGATCTGCGCGGCTATGATGTCTGCTGGTCGGCCTGCGCGCTGGAGCATCTGGGCTCGCTGGCGCATGGGCTCGACTTCATCCGCGCCAGCCTGGCCACGCTGCGCCCGGGCGGCCTCGCCTTGCACACCACCGAATTCAACCTCGGCAGCAATGAGGAGACGCTGGAGGCGCGCAGCCTCAGCCTGTTCCGCAAGCGCGACATCGAGGGCCTGGCCAGCCGCCTGACCGCCGAGGGGCATGAGGTCTGGCCGCTGAACTTCCATCCCGGCCATGCGCTGGCCGATGTCTATGTCGACACGCCGCCCTATTCCTCGCCGCATCTGAAGCTGCAGGCGGCGGGGCATGTGGTGACCTCGATCGGCATCGCCGTGCGCAAGCGCGGCTGA
- the dctP gene encoding TRAP transporter substrate-binding protein DctP, with translation MQRRNLLLAGAGALAAPLALARPGLAQSRAAAVTMRLSHQFPPSHQHATILAAFAERVKAKSQGAIDVQVFPAEQLARAGENFPAVARGAFEAAAAVNFQWGNTLPEMNVLTLPYLFTELERIRKFPGSPAAQFLEGLLQKRAVRNLMWLYTTRQAIFTSNRKPIVSTEDFRGLKIRGLNALTDHALTAVGAAPSSMPGPEVPQALQSGVLDAGLTDISAAVSRRFYEFQKFGTVTPWFCVFTHVYVNPRWFDGLRPEHRSLIQEEAAQAERDQMPLTEEVAAHALAELKQRGMTVHEQSAAEREAWSAAMQKPVVDAFLRLAPENGARAIETLRAL, from the coding sequence ATGCAACGCCGCAACCTGCTGCTGGCCGGCGCCGGGGCGCTGGCCGCGCCGCTCGCCCTGGCCCGCCCTGGCCTGGCCCAGAGCCGCGCCGCCGCCGTCACCATGCGGCTGTCGCACCAGTTTCCGCCCAGCCACCAGCACGCCACCATCCTGGCCGCCTTCGCCGAGCGGGTGAAGGCGAAGAGCCAGGGCGCGATCGATGTGCAGGTCTTCCCGGCCGAGCAGCTGGCCCGCGCCGGCGAGAATTTCCCCGCCGTGGCGCGCGGCGCCTTCGAGGCGGCGGCGGCGGTGAATTTCCAGTGGGGCAACACGCTCCCGGAAATGAACGTGCTGACCCTGCCCTATCTGTTCACCGAGCTGGAGCGGATCCGCAAATTCCCCGGCTCCCCGGCGGCGCAGTTCCTGGAGGGGCTGCTGCAGAAGCGCGCGGTGCGCAACCTGATGTGGCTCTACACCACGCGCCAGGCGATCTTCACCAGCAACCGCAAGCCGATCGTCAGCACCGAGGATTTCCGCGGCCTGAAGATCCGCGGGCTGAACGCGCTGACCGACCATGCGCTGACCGCGGTGGGCGCCGCCCCCTCCTCCATGCCGGGGCCGGAGGTGCCGCAGGCGCTGCAATCCGGCGTGCTGGATGCGGGGCTGACCGACATCTCCGCCGCCGTCTCCCGCCGCTTCTACGAGTTCCAGAAATTCGGCACGGTGACGCCCTGGTTCTGCGTCTTCACCCATGTCTATGTGAATCCGCGCTGGTTCGACGGGCTGCGCCCCGAGCATCGCAGCCTGATCCAGGAAGAGGCGGCGCAGGCCGAGCGCGACCAGATGCCGCTGACCGAGGAGGTGGCGGCGCATGCCCTGGCCGAGCTGAAGCAGCGCGGCATGACCGTGCATGAGCAGAGCGCCGCCGAGCGCGAGGCCTGGAGCGCTGCCATGCAGAAGCCGGTGGTCGACGCCTTCCTGCGCCTGGCGCCGGAGAACGGGGCGCGCGCCATCGAGACGCTGCGCGCGCTGTGA
- a CDS encoding TRAP transporter small permease: MSGLARAIAALARWVALGAAALGGVATLLCLALICWSVAARYLLGQPQPWIDKAAGWLVVALVMLAAPEAQRRFEHIGVDVLTGRLKGRAAHGARLLSTLSVALVAGILLQAGLETVEFSRMIGVMTEIEGVPVWWIQALLPLGAALLMLVALAQSLQLALGQAPDYLPDGSEELPRDTLARGE; encoded by the coding sequence GTGAGCGGCCTGGCCCGCGCCATCGCCGCCCTGGCCCGCTGGGTGGCGCTCGGCGCCGCCGCGCTGGGCGGGGTGGCGACGCTGCTCTGCCTGGCGCTGATCTGCTGGTCGGTCGCCGCGCGCTACCTGCTCGGCCAGCCGCAGCCCTGGATCGACAAGGCGGCGGGCTGGCTGGTGGTCGCCCTTGTCATGCTGGCCGCGCCCGAGGCGCAGCGCCGCTTCGAGCATATCGGCGTCGATGTGCTGACCGGCCGCCTGAAGGGCCGCGCCGCGCATGGCGCCCGGCTGCTCTCCACCCTCTCGGTCGCCCTCGTCGCCGGCATCCTGCTGCAGGCGGGGCTGGAGACGGTGGAATTCAGCCGCATGATCGGCGTGATGACCGAGATCGAGGGCGTGCCGGTCTGGTGGATCCAGGCGCTGCTGCCGCTGGGTGCGGCGCTGCTGATGCTGGTGGCGCTGGCGCAGTCGCTGCAGCTCGCCCTCGGCCAGGCGCCAGACTACCTGCCCGATGGCAGCGAGGAGCTGCCGCGCGACACGCTGGCGCGCGGCGAATGA